The following are encoded in a window of Acropora muricata isolate sample 2 chromosome 6, ASM3666990v1, whole genome shotgun sequence genomic DNA:
- the LOC136918916 gene encoding uncharacterized protein, which produces MTVEYQRNLSDRSQQRQRDTGSASRFQRYAFPKEDSKELISQRTNSVLSRVQAFEQGRDEHDTDVSKEKAKETRREPKKLKYLEQVHSTTTQLDDEERQKREAEIKPLGGIPKKFNMSSSCLSLPDKD; this is translated from the exons atgaccgtcgaataCCAAAGAAATTTGTCCGACCGATCACAACAGAGGCAAAGGGACACG ggTAGCGCCTCAAGGTTTCAGAGATATGCATTCCCTAAAGAAGACAGCAAAGAGTTGATATCACAACGGACCAACAGTGTACTTTCCAGAGTACAAGCATTTGAGCAGGGACGAGATGAACATGACACCGATGTTAGTAAGGAAAAAGCCAAGGAAACAAGGAGAGAACCAAAGAAACTGAAGTACCTCGAACAGGTACACTCCACCACAACACAACTGGATGACGAGGAACGTCAGAAACGAGAGGCAGAGATAAAACCGCTTGGTGGGATTCCCAAG AAATTTAATATGAGCTCTTCGTGCCTGTCTCTACCGGATAAAGATTAA
- the LOC136918904 gene encoding uncharacterized protein isoform X1, which yields MSRSKVSSQVLNFSVVLMLVHSVSTLVILLRVEVTINGTSIPWQEKYNKDRRCSKQLIQKVRNNLYGKLQGVSKVTVKKFYEGTHGSTFCDLHFKLNSSVCGWDIEREINGTVDIGLISPVVYIAINMSLQFETVFRSGAHENTTHENLTNRIIGALKTVYLKYDDVVKFEIYSPPTDLNGSLLVEFCSFLYPDTELNKTDLENILHKFTINKSFEKLVNGNHSLEKKEENASNKRTSYPSTTVKALVGIGAAIICVGIIVFIARVIVLHWRHNAEKNRQDRLEVAETQTVSEPWAARRQPIVTLIVPRNNFQNGYGHPFLIDLEDSP from the exons ATGTCCCGTTCAAAAGTGAGTTCGCAAGTTCTGAACTTTAGTGTGGTATTGATGTTGGTTCACTCTGTCTCGACACTTG tGATATTATTAAGAGTGGAAGTTACAATTAATGGCACATCTATTCCTTGGCAAGAAAAGTATAATAAGGATCGTAGATGCTCTAAACAATTGATCCAGAAGGTCAGAAATAACCTCTATGGTAAACTACAAGGGGTTAGCAAGGTGACAGTTAAAAAATTCTATGAGGGAACGCATGGAAGCACTTTCTGTGATTTGCATTTTAAGTTGAACTCCAGCGTCTGTGGATGGGACATCGAAAGGGAGATCAATGGAACGGTGGACATTGGTTTGATTTCGCCTGTCGTGTACATTGCCATAAACATGTCCTTGCAGTTTGAAACTGTGTTTCGGAGTGGTGCACACGAGAATACGACCCACGAAAACTTAACGAACAGGATAATAGGTGCTCTGAAAACCGTTTATCTCAAATATGACGACGTTGTGAAGTTCGAAATCTATTCTCCACCTACAGATTTGAATGGATCTCTTTTAGTagaattttgcagttttctttaTCCTGACACGGAGTTGAATAAAACAGACTTGGAGAATATTCTACATAAATTCACAATAAACAAGAGTTTTGAAAAATTGGTCAACGGGAACCATAGTctagaaaagaaagaagaaaatgctaGCAATAAAAGAACTAGTTACCCCAGTACAACAGTGAAAGCACTGGTTGGCATCGGAGCAGCTATAATTTGTGTGGGGATAATAGTCTTTATTGCGAGG GTCATCGTTCTTCATTGGAGACATAACGCGGAGAAAAATCGTCAGGACCGTTTAGAGGTTGCGGAAACTCAAACCGTTTCGGAGCCATGGGCAGCGCGCAGGCAGCCAATTGTGACTTTGATTGTGCCCCgcaataattttcaaaatggctacGGACACCCGTTCTTGATTGATCTTGAAGACTCTCCTTGA
- the LOC136918904 gene encoding isatin hydrolase-like isoform X2, producing MMTLIVNLCLLALPCIGLFANASPATSEWIELSYPFNSETIYWPTGKSFNHTTEYANYTADGYYFSSYRISASEHGGTHLDSPIHFNKGGWSTDQIPLDRLIGHAIKIDVSSRAAQNPDYQLMPSDLEAWEESHGKIPDDAIILVFNGWGKYWPDKRTYLGTDTKNTSLLHFPGIHPSTCRWLINNRKVKLVGIDTASIDHGQSTQFESHRILYAENIPGLENVAHMDKLPAKGFTVYAAPMFIVGGSGGPCRIFAHLDANRCMVNLVDGLKSLNGFLWAALVLYVLRFLFSRVLVRG from the exons ATGATGACTTTGATAGTAAATTTGTGTCTCTTAGCTCTACCCTGTATTGGGTTATTTGCCAATGCCTCGCCGGCGACGTCAGAATGGATTGAGTTGAGTTACCCGTTCAACAGTGAAACAATCTATTGGCCCACTGGAAAGTCGTTCAACCACACCACAGAGTATGCTAATTACACTGCAGATGGATATTACTTTTCATCATACCGCATCAGTGCCTCTGAACACGGGGGAACTCATCTTGATTCTCCGATTCATTTTAACAAAGGAGGGTGGAGTACTGATCAGATTCCTTTGGATCGGCTCATTGGGCATGCAATTAAGATTGACGTCTCCTCAAGAGCAGCTCAG AACCCAGATTACCAATTGATGCCAAGTGACTTGGAGGCCTGGGAGGAATCACACGGAAAGATCCCAGATGATGCAATAATATTGGTGTTTAATGGCTGGGGAAAATACTGGCCAGATAAGAGAACCTACTTAGGAACTGACACAAAAAACACGTCTCTACTTCATTTCCCAG GTATACACCCCAGCACTTGTCGCTGGTTAATAAACAATCGCAAAGTCAAGCTAGTTGGAATAGACACTGCATCGATTGACCACGGGCAATCGACGCAGTTCGAAAGCCATCGAATACTTTACGCAGAGAACATCCCTGGCTTAGAAAACGTTGCTCATATGGATAAACTACCTGCAAAAGGCTTCACAGTGTATGCAGCTCCTATGTTCATTGTTGGAGGCAGCGGAGGACCATGTAGGATCTTCGCACATCTTGATGCTAACAGATGCATGGTTAATTTGGTCGATGGGCTAAAAAGTTTAAATGGCTTCCTCTGGGCCGCGTTGGTCTTATATGTATTGCGTTTCTTGTTTTCTAGAGTCTTAGTTCGAGGATAG
- the LOC136918906 gene encoding isatin hydrolase-like isoform X2, producing the protein MMLFVVNLCLLVLPCLPLFTNAMPVTSEWIELSYPFNNETIYWPTVLSFKHSLVFANYTEDGYYYSSYDISASEHGGTHLDSPRHFAEGSWTTDQIPLDRLIGQAIKIDVSSKAAEDPDYQLMPSDLEAWERKHGKIPDDAIMLVFNGWGKYWPDKKTFLGTDTKNTSLLHFPGIHPSTSRWLVKNRKVKLVGIDTPSIDYGQSTQYESHRILYAKNIPGLENVAHMDKLPAKGFTVYAAPMFIAGGSGGPCRIFARLDDKKCIVNAGDRLNSFGVLWVTLILAFIGFLDF; encoded by the exons ATGATGCTTTTTGTGGTAAACTTGTGTCTCTTAGTTCTGCCCTGTCTACCATTATTTACCAACGCTATGCCAGTGACGTCTGAATGGATTGAGTTGAGTTACCCGTTCAACAATGAAACAATCTACTGGCCAACAGTTTTGTCTTTTAAGCACTCCTTGGTGTTTGCGAATTATACTGAAGATGGATATTATTACTCATCATACGACATCAGTGCCTCTGAACACGGGGGAACTCATCTTGATTCCCCGCGTCATTTTGCCGAAGGAAGTTGGACCACTGATCAAATTCCTTTGGATCGGCTCATTGGGCAGGCAATTAAGATAGATGTGTCATCGAAAGCAGCTGAG GACCCTGATTACCAATTGATGCCAAGTGACTTGGAGGCCTGGGAACGGAAGCACGGAAAGATCCCAGATGATGCTATAATGCTGGTGTTCAATGGCTGGGGAAAATACTGGCCAGATAAGAAAACCTTCTTAGGAACTGACACAAAAAACACGTCTTTACTTCATTTCCCAG GCATACACCCCAGCACTTCTCGCTGGTTAGTAAAAAATCGCAAAGTCAAGCTAGTTGGAATAGACACTCCATCGATTGACTATGGACAATCAACGCAGTACGAAAGCCATCGAATTCTTTACGCAAAGAACATCCCAGGCTTAGAAAATGTTGCTCATATGGATAAACTACCTGCAAAAGGCTTCACAGTGTACGCAGCTCCTATGTTCATTGCTGGAGGCAGCGGAGGACCATGTAGGATCTTCGCACGTCTCGATGATAAGAAATGTATCGTTAATGCAGGCGATAGGCTGAATAGTTTTGGCGTCTTGTGGGTAACGCTGATTTTAGCATTCATTggttttcttgatttctag
- the LOC136918906 gene encoding isatin hydrolase-like isoform X1, which yields MAFSSARQANQNIMMLFVVNLCLLVLPCLPLFTNAMPVTSEWIELSYPFNNETIYWPTVLSFKHSLVFANYTEDGYYYSSYDISASEHGGTHLDSPRHFAEGSWTTDQIPLDRLIGQAIKIDVSSKAAEDPDYQLMPSDLEAWERKHGKIPDDAIMLVFNGWGKYWPDKKTFLGTDTKNTSLLHFPGIHPSTSRWLVKNRKVKLVGIDTPSIDYGQSTQYESHRILYAKNIPGLENVAHMDKLPAKGFTVYAAPMFIAGGSGGPCRIFARLDDKKCIVNAGDRLNSFGVLWVTLILAFIGFLDF from the exons ATGGCCTTTAGCTCAGCGAGACAAGCGAACCAG AATATCATGATGCTTTTTGTGGTAAACTTGTGTCTCTTAGTTCTGCCCTGTCTACCATTATTTACCAACGCTATGCCAGTGACGTCTGAATGGATTGAGTTGAGTTACCCGTTCAACAATGAAACAATCTACTGGCCAACAGTTTTGTCTTTTAAGCACTCCTTGGTGTTTGCGAATTATACTGAAGATGGATATTATTACTCATCATACGACATCAGTGCCTCTGAACACGGGGGAACTCATCTTGATTCCCCGCGTCATTTTGCCGAAGGAAGTTGGACCACTGATCAAATTCCTTTGGATCGGCTCATTGGGCAGGCAATTAAGATAGATGTGTCATCGAAAGCAGCTGAG GACCCTGATTACCAATTGATGCCAAGTGACTTGGAGGCCTGGGAACGGAAGCACGGAAAGATCCCAGATGATGCTATAATGCTGGTGTTCAATGGCTGGGGAAAATACTGGCCAGATAAGAAAACCTTCTTAGGAACTGACACAAAAAACACGTCTTTACTTCATTTCCCAG GCATACACCCCAGCACTTCTCGCTGGTTAGTAAAAAATCGCAAAGTCAAGCTAGTTGGAATAGACACTCCATCGATTGACTATGGACAATCAACGCAGTACGAAAGCCATCGAATTCTTTACGCAAAGAACATCCCAGGCTTAGAAAATGTTGCTCATATGGATAAACTACCTGCAAAAGGCTTCACAGTGTACGCAGCTCCTATGTTCATTGCTGGAGGCAGCGGAGGACCATGTAGGATCTTCGCACGTCTCGATGATAAGAAATGTATCGTTAATGCAGGCGATAGGCTGAATAGTTTTGGCGTCTTGTGGGTAACGCTGATTTTAGCATTCATTggttttcttgatttctag